GTAACtctccttaaaagaaaaaaaggattaagGGAGTGCAGTACATGTGGATTTCTGCAGTTGAGACAgttgaacaaatattttatcagtTCTAGTTTTCACAATGTAAGTAAATTCTGGTCACTCTTGTGAAGTTTGAGCTTTACTTGATCTTGCTTTAAGACCCAACAGTTCTGTTTTCAGTTCTCCAGGCTTAGGAGGTATTTCAGGTATACTCTGTTAAAAACGGAAAGAGATGTCAGTGTTGTGGCAGAAGAAAAACTAGACTCACAGAACAATAAGCCAGCATTATAGCTAATTTGTGATTATACCGCCCTCTTTTCTGAGGGGAGTGTAATTCCCACATGCATGACATCTTAAAAATTAGCCTATTACATCTTTGTAATTTGACTTTTATTTCACAgtagcaaaatattatttggaaaaaaaaaaaaaaggaggaaaaaggaagactgggcAGTTTGCTTCAAAGCAGCAAAGCTTCTTTTGCCATTTGATACAGTAAGTTTGGGTGAGACGTCTAGCACAGCTGAAGTTTCCACGCATAGTCCTTCCCTTGGTGACAGAATAAGTTTCGCTGCTTCTACCTTTCCAGTTTAGAAATAAAGCACTGAACCTGgagctgaaatttaaaaaaggaagagatacCAGGTGGCATGACATTTCAAGAACCGTAACCTCCTCAAAATTCATGCTAGTTTAAAGAGGTGTAGATCATTGGGTCATTCAGAACAAATGTGCCTATTTGGCTGCAATGAAGGCTACAGTAGAGgctattaaaatacataaattctTATGCATCTATCAATGATTTAAGCCTCATAGCTTAAATTTTGACATGACAGCTCAAGCAcggtggtttttttaaaacctatttctagtacagtgtttaaaaaaaaatcaaaaattatACAAGAGCTGGAGGATGAGGTAAGGCTTACAGGCTAGGAGGTCTCCAAGAGCCCAGATCAACCGCTGCCATCCCTGGTGGACGGTCTCGGTCGGAGCTTAGTGCTCTGTGACCGGGATTTTGACAGTCGCGACTCTCAGCCTGTCACCGTTTCTGACGTAAACTTTTGGTCACCTTCATTTCCGTTACCGGGAGGGGGGAAGAAGCCTGTTCAATCTAACACGGCGCCTCCTCGCCGCTTCTGCCCGCTCAGAGCCCGTTTCGTGGCGTTCCTATTGCCGGTATCGGGCCGCCAAGACACGGCGCGGCCGCCGCTCCCTCAGCAGCCGAtcgcgggccggggccggggccaggCCCTCTTGACACCGACCCCCTACAGCGGCCCCCCGCcgcggagccgcccccgccgccgcacCGCACTTACCAGGTCAGGCCCGTAGTACCTATGCACGACCTCGGCGCCGGCGAACATGGCCAGCATGGCGGCCGCCAGCGCCCGCAGGTAGGTGGGCCACGGCACGCCGGCGGGCATGGCCGCGGGGAGCGCCTGACGGGGCCCGGCGCCTCCGCACGGCGGGCGGGCCTCGCACCGGGCAGCCCAGGGGCGGGGAACCGAGCACGGGCCCACGCCGGCAGCTGGAGACAGACACACTGACACGCGTACCGCGCCGGACGTGCGTCATCCCCCCCGCGTCCCGGGTGGGGGTAGAGACCCGCCCCTCGCGGAGGAGCGGACCCCCCTCCGCGGGACAAGGCGCGCCGTGGGCCCCGAAACCGTccggcagcggggggcgggaggtgtgtgtatgtgcgtgCGAGCTCGTGgcggccccgctgcccgcccgcccgaCGCAGCTGGGCCGCGCGCCCCGAGCCGCGCCTCCCGTCCGGGCCTTTCCCTTGTCGGGCCGGCCGGCAGGCCGCGTCCTCCCATTGGCTGCCGCCGCTCACGTGACGCGGGGCTGCCCGGCAGGTCGGTCGGGGCGCTGAGGcacgggggggagggggcggcggggggcggccggcgaCAAtagccccggcggcggcgggaggctcCGCGCCCGGCATGGAGGCCCGGGAGTTGGGCAGGTACCGGTGCAGGCCCGTAGCGGCCCCGCTGGGGCCTCGCGTTGGGGATCGCCGttgtccttctcctccttcccctctcgcggcccgggggggccggggccgggctgAGGCGGCCCCCCCTCGCCCCGGGTGGGCACAAAgcgggaggggaaggaggcgctgccgcgtggggtgtgggggggggggtgctgCGGGACGGGCCCAGGGTCGTGGGGCGGCCCGCGGGGAgagtggggagagggggggCTCCGAGGGGCGTGGGGCGCCGTGCCGTGTTTGTGTATCCCGGGTGGGCGCCGGGGGAGGCGCCTCGAGCGGCAGCCCTGCGTGCGTGGGAGGGGGTGCGGGATTGGCGGGGATTCGCGGGGGTTGCTGTGGGTACCCTGGGACTGACGTGCGGCGGGGACCtccggggggggtggggggtgcgtGGGCTTGTtagggggtgggaagggggaggaaagcCGGTGTGCACTGGCGGGGATGGGGTTTGCGTGGGGGCGGTGGGGCTGTTTGGGTGGGGGAGGCAGCCCTGCGTGCGGGGGCCGCCGTGCCCGGGGACGCGGGGGGGCCGCAGCGGGCGTTCGGAAGCCCACGcgtgtgcgtgcgtgcgtgcgtgcggGGGAGGCCTGCTTGTGTAGGGGCGGACCTGTAAGTAATTTAACATTTGGTTCCGTTCCCGTGGACGtagcttttcctcctctccgTCTTGCCTTCGTTTTTAGCGTGAACTGAAGGGGGGGTTAGATCACTGCCTTCTCCTCACggaactgaaaatatttatttaaatgtccCGTAATATATGTATCAATAACAAAACATTGTGTTTCTGAAGCCctgcaagaaaaattattaaaaaaaaatatgagggTTAGAGGTGGGTGTAAAAGCTCTTTTTCATCTCATTACCGTGTGGTCAGAGGACTTGTCCATAAGATGGTGcgaattttcctttgtttaaagGGAATTTTATTCCCTCTATAAGAAGGAGACTTTATATACACTTAAAATAAGAAGATATGTGTTATAGGAAGATTTCTTGTCAGAGGCTGTTCTTGGGTTAGATGCTTTCACATCGTTCCTACCCActctgttctgctctgtgtAATCAAGCATTTATTACATGATGAACTGGATTAAGTTGTGTTTCCTAATACAAATCCGAGGAtcagttttgttctgttcagcaACTGCAGAAGTATTTTATATAGAACAGAACTCTTCCAGCAGGGGGGGTTGCAGCATTTACTATAGTCTGAAAATCTCCCGTGACTTTGTTAGGCAGCTTCCTCAGGAATCTGACAGAGCTACGTTCAGATTTATTCTCCTCGATTCAGGGCAGGTATGTGGTTCAAAATCAGTGGGCCTGATCACAAGACTGTAGGCTGTTCTGGCATAAATCAGATTTACAGTGGGATTCCTAAATATTCTTAAATACCCATTGTGTAACAGAATGGTCCCTTCTTTTGTAATATTTCTACATATCTAAAAGCTATTTGGTGTTTTTATGAATAGCTTTTAGgtgataaaattatttcctgaaaatttaCAGTTCACAAATTCTTCTCCATGTATTTGTATGGCAGTAGAATCCATGGACAAGAAGGCGGCTGCATAGGTAGAAGGGAATGACAGTGTGAAGCTTGTGTTGGGGTGTGAGGGCTGTATGTGGCTAATAAATGCGTGGGGCAAAAGAGCTGTGtatggaaaaatgtctttgtgcATGGAAGGAGACTGGATCTGTGCATGTATGAACACTTCCATGTGGAATAAGTGCAATATTTGTGTCGGGATCCAGTGTGCAATAACTGGACATCTGTCACATAGTTTGTTAAAAGCTGTTTAATAATCTGCATAGTAACTAATACTGTGTGAATTCATAATGCTTTGTAGCCCAGAGTGATTCAACTATTCTGTGTCATATCAGACAAAGGAACTGATGTAACATTAAGAGAATCTAAAACTTGGGAAACTTGAGTTAAAACAAGAGTTTTAACTCGTGTTGTAAATTGTCAGTGTGTTCGATAGACAGTCTGCCTTGATAATGTGTGCTACGGAGTGgttttttagggaaaaaagggaaaagctctATGCTTCACTTACAAATGTGGTGATTCTTCCACGTTATAGTAATAATGAGAGAACTGTACTGTTAAAGTTGGGTTTAACATCCCCTGATACAAGCTAAGCACTTGGACTGCTTAGTGGATTTGGATAATGTGCTGCTGCCTTAGTAGAGTCGTTGGGGAACGTAGTGGAGTACGTGCCAGCCTTGATAAAGACTGATGTTTACAGTCTATTTGGTATATCACTAAACTTCTAAATTGTTGGTAAATTatgtctctcttttttctccctttctaaGATACTACGCGTATCTTCAGCAAGCTCAAGCTTTTTACACGTTTCCGTTCCATCAAATGATGACTGCAGCACCTAACATGGAAATCACGACTGAGCAGCTGACTCTAGAGGGCATTCCAGAGCCAAACATTGCTCAGGAGCCTCCAAAAGGTAGTTTGACTGGGCTGTGCTGAATGAGCTAAAACATTAGTAATCgattggggaaaaaattattgGTCTTAAACTGCTTCTTTGGACCTATtggatttccttttcttgatgCTCTCTGAGGAAGTATTGATTAATTGTATTCtttaagtaacatttttttaccAGACAATTAAAAAGATACGGATTAAACCCAGGAGATAGCATTCACGTTGTTCAGTCTCTCAGAATTATCTTGTTGCAGGAAAAGCAGATCCTTGTTTCAATAGATAAACATATCATTTTTAGCTGATCTCATGGCTTTTAATATTACATtagagaatttttcttttttcagtctattttttttacttctgcaagAGAAGTACAGTATAATATTcaagtatttttgtttaaatggtGTTTTAGTGTGTTGCAGCAATCACAAATAGTTAACTGCTTATATACACTAagggttgtttggttttaatgagGCTATTTAAACAAATATACACAATGCTGGAAAGTATTGTCACCTTAGAGGTGACACAAGTTTTATACTGTATGCGCTTGTacattgcctttcttttctcccactAGGATTTTGTACACTTAGGGTTTACGCTAAAAGAAAAGATCCCTTGTTCTGTTACTCTTATGCTTGCTTGCTCTTTACCACATAAAAAGGCAGTGATCTCTACTGTGCTTAAATCCTGATTCTATAGCAAATATTCACACACTGAGTTTCATCTTGCTTTTAATATATAGAGATATAGGTCAGAGCTCTCTATACCAAGGTAATCTATCAGCTAGTTCATGCAGTGACATTGCTTGTTTAAGTGCATCCTTTTATAAgcttaaatttttcttctttagttgTAATGCTTGGCCAGATGAAATCATAGGAAGAAAACCTCCAGTTCAAAACAGTTGCGACTGCTCTATTCATTCACTGTATTATTCACTACAGTTATATGGCACTTAAGGCGCATCCTGGTTAGGCTTTTTTTGCAGCTTTATTATTGGATAACATGATGTCACCATGAGCGTGCTGTTTGACTGCACTTTCAGGTACTTACAGACAACCGCAATCTTCTGTTACGAAGCTGTTCCCTAGTATTTTTGCAAGAATTGAAAGCTGAGTAAGGCTTTCAAAGGCAAGGCTTGAAGACTTATCCAATGTGTGTGAAATTTACCTGAGCATGtatgaaaagcaaagatttgGAGTCCAGCTACCTGCTGTgatgaaaaaagtaaaatttttaggATTACTGTCTGAAAGGCTGCCCTGGCATTGTTTATGTTTCATGACAGTGTCTGGTTGGTAGGTGCCTGATCAGCCTGAAGGTTAGCCCTGCTTCATTTGAAACACATCTGACTCAGAGCAGTTGGAGTATCTGTGGTGTTTTGCTATCACGTGAAAAACCTGCTAGTTCTTGAAGGGgtaggaaagaaaagctgcttatGTGCCTCACCAAGTCTGTGCCTTTCTAGCCTCTTCACCGCTATAACTAGACTATAGCTTGAGTGCTGTTACTTACAGCTTTCCTAAGCAGTTCCTCCAATGACCCGGTGGGAATTTCACATGACACCTGTCCTTCTTGTAAGAAAGCTGAGCGCAAGCAAAAACAGCCCCAAAAAAAGTTTGCAGGGTTAGGGTAGTGCCCTTGTATCCACCGTATTTGTTCCTTTACTGAGGGAGAGTTTCATCTAGAAATGT
The Phalacrocorax aristotelis chromosome 1, bGulAri2.1, whole genome shotgun sequence DNA segment above includes these coding regions:
- the UQCC6 gene encoding ubiquinol-cytochrome c reductase complex assembly factor 6, with product MPAGVPWPTYLRALAAAMLAMFAGAEVVHRYYGPDLSIPEIPPKPGELKTELLGLKARSSKAQTSQE